One genomic region from Scomber scombrus chromosome 19, fScoSco1.1, whole genome shotgun sequence encodes:
- the LOC134000411 gene encoding plastin-1-like yields the protein MENHITQISREGLEELREAFNKIDIDNSGYVSDFELQELFREASFSLPGYRVREILETFIAGDTNKDDKISFDEFVGIYQELKSKQFSESFRKIISRRDGIRSFGGTSRISSEGTQHSYRDEEKVAFVNWINKALAKDPGCQHVLPMNPDDESLFASVRDGILLCKMINLSQPDTIDERVINTDTNKLTTFKKTENLVLALNSASAIGCTVVNMDVHDLMAGKQHLILGLFWQIIKVGLFADIEISKHEGLIALLNDGESLEQLMASSPEELLLRWVNFHLLNAGTEPISNFSDDIKDSRAYFYLLDQISAQEEDDFKMSVKIDMCGLHEPDWNQRAELMLQQAARLDCRQFVSPHDVTSGNSKLNLAFVANLFNMYPALRTQTNGIDAGQIEIETREEKTFRNWINSLGASPRINHMYWDLRDGLVIFQLYEKVKVPVDWKKVNRPPYSALWASMKKLENCNYAVELGRDVAHFSLVGIGGENLNEGNRVHTLALVWQLMRRYTVMVLSDLGDGEKVGDQIILNWVNTTLSQKRKDTRITSFRDRLISTSLPVIDLIDAIAPGTVKWDMVKRETKMMMQDDDKLNNAKYAISLARKIGARVYALPDDLVEVNPKMVLTVFACLMGHGMKKISR from the exons ATGGAGAATCATATCACACAAATTTCTCGAGAGGGCCTGGAAGAACTCAGAGAAGCTTTTAACAAAATCG aTATTGATAACAGCGGCTATGTGAGTGACTTTGAGCTTCAGGAGCTGTTCAGAGAGGCAAGTTTCTCCCTGCCGGGATACAGGGTGCGAGAGATCCTAGAGACCTTCATCGCTGGAGACACCAACAAAGACGATAAGATCAGCTTTGACGAATTTGTTGGT ATCTATCAAGAGCTGAAGAGTAAGCAGTTCAGTGAGTCATTTAGAAAAATCATTTCAAGGAGAGATGGGATCCGCTCATTTGGAGGAACGTCAAGAATCTCCAGCGAGGGAACGCAGCACTCCTACCGTG atgaGGAGAAGGTGGCATTTGTCAACTGGATCAACAAAGCCTTGGCGAAAGATCCAGGCTGTCAACATGTTCTTCCCATGAATCCCGACGATGAAAGCCTCTTCGCTTCTGTCCGTGATGGCATCCTGTTATG CAAAATGATCAACTTGTCTCAACCTGACACGATTGACGAAAGGGTCATCAACACTGATACTAACAAACTCACCACCTTCAAAAAGACA gAGAATCTGGTCCTTGCCTTGAACTCAGCCTCAGCTATTGGCTGTACAGTGGTGAACATGGACGTCCATGATCTGATGGCTGGGAAACAACATCTGATCCTGGGACTTTTCTGGCAGATTATCAAGGTTGGCCTCTTTGCTGATATAGAAATCAGCAAGCACGAAG GTCTGATTGCCCTCCTGAATGATGGAGAAAGTCTGGAACAACTAATGGCTAGCTCTCCTGAGGAGTTGCTGCTCCGCTGGGTCAACTTTCATCTATTGAACGCAGGAACAGAGCCGATCAGCAACTTCAGTGATGACATCAAG GACTCACGGGCATATTTCTACCTGTTGGACCAGATATCAGCTCAAGAAGAGGATGACTTCAAAATGAGTGTCAAAATCGACATGTGCGGCCTGCAT GAGCCTGATTGGAATCAAAGGGCAGAGCTGATGCTACAACAGGCGGCCAGGCTGGACTGCAGACAGTTCGTTTCTCCTCACGATGTCACGTCTGGAAACAGCAAACTCAACTTGGCGTTTGTAGCCAACCTGTTCAACATGTACCCTGCTCTGCGGACTCAGACGAACGGCATAGACGCTGGACAAATAGAGA TCGagaccagagaggagaaaacattTCGCAACTGGATCAACTCTTTGGGCGCCTCTCCTCGTATCAACCACATGTACTG gGACCTGCGTGATGGTTTGGTGATTTTTCAGCTTTATGAGAAGGTTAAGGTGCCTGTCGACTGGAAGAAAGTCAACAGGCCCCCTTATTCTGCCCTGTGGGCCAGTATGAAGAAG CTGGAGAACTGTAACTATGCTGTGGAGCTGGGAAGAGATGTAGCTCACTTCTCTCTGGTCGGAATTGGAGGAGAAAACTTGAACGAGGGCAATCGCGTACACACCCTGGCACTGGTCTGGCAGCTGATGAGGAG GTACACAGTGATGGTTTTGTCAGATCTGGGTGATGGAGAAAAGGTTGGAGATCAAATCATCCTCAACTGGGTGAACACCACCCTGAGCCAGAAGCGCAAGGACACACGGATCACCAGCTTCAgg GACAGACTGATCAGCACCAGTCTGCCAGTTATTGACCTGATTGATGCCATCGCTCCCGGCACTGTTAAGTGGGACATGGTGAAGAGGGAAACGAAAATGATGATGCAGGATGACGATAAACTCAACAATGCCAA GTATGCAATCTCATTGGCCCGTAAGATCGGCGCTCGTGTCTACGCGTTGCCTGACGATTTGGTGGAGGTGAATCCCAAGATGGTGCTGACAGTGTTCGCCTGCCTCATGGGCCACGGGATGAAAAAGATCAGCCGCTGA